From a region of the Lactuca sativa cultivar Salinas chromosome 4, Lsat_Salinas_v11, whole genome shotgun sequence genome:
- the LOC111918516 gene encoding protein DMR6-LIKE OXYGENASE 2, translated as MGEVDPAFIQELEHRPKLAALEAQGIPQIDLSPIINSSTAATAIEDLVNQVHDACKNWGFFQVINHGVPIEVREKMESAAKRFFDQPVEEKKKVRRDEENPFGYYDTEQTKKVRDWKEVFDFKVEVPTLIPASSYESNDEHAIKYPNQWPHHPPELREASEEYVKEVLKLFYKLLELISLSLNLPSNRLEAFFSKDQTSLARINHYPPCPAPDLALGVGRHKDVGALTILAQDDVGGLEVKRKGDGEWIFVKPTSNSFIVNVGDIMTVWSNGKYEGAEHRAKVNSTRERFSIPIFFNPASYTVVEPLAELIDERNPAKYESYNWGEFLATSERNNFKKPDVENIEFNDFKKPDKLKLDDVISRVENVVI; from the exons ATGGGGGAAGTTGATCCAGCCTTCATCCAGGAGCTTGAACACAGACCTAAACTTGCAGCACTTGAAGCCCAAGGAATCCCGCAAATTGACCTCTCCCCGATCATAAACTCATCTACTGCTGCTACTGCGATAGAAGATCTGGTGAATCAGGTCCATGACGCGTGCAAAAACTGGGGATTCTTCCAAGTAATCAACCATGGTGTTCCCATTGAGGTGCGTGAAAAGATGGAGTCGGCAGCAAAGAGGTTCTTTGATCAGCCAgtggaggagaagaagaaggtgagGAGAGACGAAGAGAATCCATTTGGTTATTATGATACTGAGCAGACAAAAAAAGTGAGGGACTGGAAGGAAGTTTTCGATTTCAAAGTGGAGGTCCCGACGTTGATTCCGGCTTCTTCGTATGAATCTAACGATGAACATGCCATAAAGTATCCTAATCAATGGCCTCATCATCCTCCAGAATTGAG GGAAGCATCTGAAGAATATGTTAAAGAAGTTCTTAAATTGTTTTACAAATTGTTGGAATTGATCTCACTCAGCTTAAACCTCCCTTCAAACCGGTTAGAGGCCTTCTTCTCCAAGGATCAAACCAGTTTGGCTCGAATCAACCACTACCCGCCATGCCCAGCTCCTGATCTAGCTCTGGGTGTTGGTCGACATAAGGACGTCGGTGCTTTAACGATCTTAGCTCAGGATGATGTAGGAGGTTTAGAAGTTAAGCGAAAAGGTGATGGAGAATGGATCTTCGTAAAGCCAACATCTAATTCCTTTATTGTAAATGTTGGGGACATTATGACT GTATGGAGCAATGGAAAGTACGAAGGTGCGGAGCATAGGGCGAAGGTGAATTCCACAAGAGAAAGATTTTCGATCCCGATTTTCTTCAACCCTGCAAGTTACACTGTGGTGGAGCCACTTGCAGAGCTGATTGATGAAAGAAACCCTGCCAAGTATGAGAGTTATAATTGGGGTGAATTCCTTGCCACTTCAGAGCGCAATAATTTTAAGAAACCGGATGTTGAAAACATAGAATTTAATGATTTTAAGAAACCTGATAAATTAAAACTTGATGATGTTATTTCTCGAGTTGAGAATGTTGTTATATAA